Within Pseudomonadota bacterium, the genomic segment TCGGGATAACTCCACCGACTCTGGTGATAACCAAAGGCCCAACGGGGTGGAATATACGGGGTACCGGTAAGAGCTAGGTGCTTTGAAACTATATCCTGTACCGACTCGCCCTCAATAACCGTCAGATAGAACCCGGCTGTTGCAACGCGAATATCCAGGGTGTGCGGATCCAGCGCTCCAACATCAACCAATACCTCTCCTGGGGAATCGATAAATATGCCGAGCGGCTTATCACGCAGGATAATCATAAAGGGATGAGATCCGTACATCGAGCGCAGAGATGGAATGTGCGTTGGAGAGTCGGTGTTAAAGAGTCGAAACGACTGCCCACGGCAGTTGACGGGTCCGACGTGCTGCCCAAGACCGACCACCCCCTCCTGCTCCTCCAGAGCGATTGAAACACGGTAGCCCTGCGATCCGGTCTCTTGCACCAAAAAGCCGCAAGGCAACTGACCAGGGCGCCAGGCCCACGTCAGGGGTGAATTAACAAACGCCTCAGTTTGAAAGGGGTTCCCAAAGGAGAAAACAGAGGCGGATGAGATCGGGGTGGATACAGAGACCATGGTAGTTTCCTAAGAGAAAAGTAGGGGCAGTATCGCAGAGTGATAGAGATCAGATCAACTATAATAGGACCCCATAGAGCCTGTTTGACATTCCAGGACCCCTCACGCACAGTAGTATATAATGTATGAGGTAACTGTTTACTGGGTTAGCTCCTTATACGTTAGCCCCTATCAAGGGGCGAGTTTGCGGAGCAAACTGGGGAGAAAACAATAACTATTCACCCCTAAAATGAGCGTCCCCGTTCAGGGGACGTCAAGAAAGGGTGTCTTGAGGACAGATCGCAAGGTCGAATCCTTATTAATTACCAACAAGTTTATACTAGGGTGAATAGTTAACGTATGAGTATCTTTCCTAAGGGGTCCAGCAAGCCCACTACACAAAATCTAAAGAGCCAAGTTAGCGATTCGGTTATCGATACTAGAGTCGATAGCATAGTTGATAGTATAGTGCAGTTCGAAGATGACGGAGCCGTCATCCTTGCTGTTGTTACGGCGATCAAAAAAGACAAACGCACTATTCTTACAATTCGAGGGCGGGAGCTCGATCTCGCCCCACAGCGGCTCTACACCCTGCCAGGCGCAGCAGCATCTATTACAGGCAGCACAGCAGCTCGAATTGAGGCGTTGAAAGCGTTACAGGGGCGGATTGAGAGCGAGGCTGATGCGCTTAACGTTTCGGAGCTCTGGAGCTTCGTGCAGGATGATGTGCGTACGTACTCCGTTGCTGAGCTATGTAAGAGCTACTTTGGCTCTGATACGTTAGAGAAACATGCGGGGCTGCGCATAGCGCTGATTAGGGAGCGACTACACTTCAAACGTGATAAGGATCTTTTTGAGCCGCGCGTGGCTGCTGTTGTTGATGATCTTAAGTGTGCCGAGGAGGCCAAGAGAAAGAAGGCGCAGGTTAGAGAGATTACGGTTGAGTTTTTAGCCAAGCGAAAACAGGATAGCACGCTCCCTATTCCGCTTGAAATTAGAGATAATATTCAACTGCTAGAGGAGGTCGCCGCTGGTATTCAACATACCGAGCCTGCACGACAGAAGGAGGGCAAGGAGCTCGTGCACCTAGCTATGCAGCTTCTAAAACTCCCCGAAAATACCTCTCCCGAGAAACAGGCCTTTGAGATCCTATTGACGATTGGACATTTTGAGCGCGATACAAACCTCTCTTTTATCAGGCACCGTATTCCTGTCCAGCATGAGGCTCGCGCGGTGCTAGAGGGCGAAAGCCTGGTTATTCCAAGTGAGATAGCGGATTTCCCCGAGCATGAGCGATCGTTTCGTGAGGACCTTACCCGCTTGCGAGCAATAACTATTGATGACGTTTCTACCCAGGATATGGACGATGCGATCTCGCTCGAACAGACGCAGGACGGCTATCAGTTAGGGATTCATATCACCGATGTAGCATGGGCTGTGCTGCCAGAAACCTATCTAGATTTCGCCGCTAGAAGGCGTGCCACCTCTATCTACAGCGCCGATCAGACAGTTAATATGTTGCCGAGCGAGCTCTCTGAATCAAAGCTGAGCTTAAAGCAGGGGGCTGTTAGGCCAGCTCTTTCGGTGATCCTCTCAATGGATCGATCGTTTGAGGTACTGAGCTCGCGTATTACGCCTGCATTTATCAAGGCAGCCGAGCGTTATAGCTACGATCAGGTCGACCATCTACTAGAGCAGGGGGATAGCACCCTCTTGCTGCTGCACGACATAGCGGCAGCGTGTGAGGAGCGGCGCATTCGCAAGGGCGCAACACGTGTTCACAAGCGCGAGGTCGTGCCGTTTAAGGAAGAGGACGGCTCTATTCGCCTACTTGAGATCGAAGAGGACGGCCCCGCACGCATGCTTGTCTCAGAGATGATGGTATTGGCCAACTCGATTATGGCGCAGTTCGCGGCAACACACGGAATCCCAGTGCTCTTTAGAGGGCAGGAGCGAGCTGAGGGAGCCAAAGAGGGAGCCAAAGATGGAGCGACAGAGGAGCTTGTGCCGGAGGGGCCAGCCAAGGATTTCTCTGCTCGCACGAAGCTTAAAAAATCCAGCACATCATGTGAGCCCCGTTCGCATGCGGGACTTGGGCTTGATGCCTACATCCAGGCTACCTCACCGATCCGACGGTATATGGATCTCTGTCATCAGAGACAGTTTATCTCGTTCTTTAGAACATCAAAACCGTGGGTAACACGGCCTGAATTCGAGCTTATAGCGAAGGAGGTTGAGGGGCATCTACAGGCCGCAACGGTTGCGAGTCGTGAGACGAGGCGCTATTGGCTGCTGCGCTATCTTGAGCAACGTGAGCGTGGCAAGGCCATAGCTGGCACGGTCGTACGGCTTGATCTTAAAACCCCCCTAATTGAGCTTGATGAGATCTACATTACACTTTTTGCGCGAGTCCCTAAGGGAACAAAGCTAGGAGACCATGTATCACTTAAGATCTCAGCGATAGATCCGCACACTGAATATGTGCGGCTAGAGGCCGTATAGCCCTGGCCGAATTTAGAACTCCAGCGAGCCGCGCTTAGATTCGTCAAAATAGGCCTCGGCCTGTTTGCGGTACACGCGCGCATATTCACCACCGCTATTGAGTAGCGCCTGATGGCTTCCGATCTCCTTAATAGTGCCCCCTCCTAGCACGATAATCAGGTCACAGTTGCGCAGTTGATCGAGCTTATGAGTTACAAGCGCGAAGGTTCTTTCGCCGGGGAAGTTAAAGAGCGCGCGAGTTACCTCGATCTGCATATCTGGATCAAGCTTGGCGGTATGTTCGTCGAGTGAGCAGAATCTGGCCCCAGTTGCGATGGTGCGTGCAATACAGATCAGTTGTTGTTGCCCACCTGAGAAGCTCTTTCCATTTTCGAACTGTGCTCCACTAATGGTCTGAAGACCGAGCGGTTTATCATGAAATAGGATCTCTCGTATGCCGAGTTTGTCTATCACCTTAGCAGCCTGCATACCACCACACTCCGGCCTGACCCCTAGTTCGATGATCTCCTCAATTGAGAGTCCGGGAAATGACTCATAGTCCTGAGTTAGGTGGGCACCGAAGATACGGGTTGTTTTGAGGTCGTGACCACCAACCAGGACCCGGCCTGATGAGGGCTCAAGTCGCCCCGAAAGGAGTTTTATCAGGGTTGATTTACCCGCGCCGTTCTGACCGATGATTCCAACCTTTGAGCCGGCTGGAATAACGATCTGACCGGGAATTTGCAACGTATCTCGTTTTGAACCTGGGTAGCGTAGTTTAATATCCTCGAGCACGATCTCAGGGGCTTGATCCAGCACCTGAAATTGCTTGCCATCATGTAATTTTTTAGAGATGTCGAGCAGCTGATAGCGCAGAGAGGCGAACTCAAGCTTTGTAACCTGACGACTAAAAAGATCGGAGATAAAGTTAATCTCTCCCTTTATCGAATAGAGTGAGTATACCAGCCAGAGACAGATGGCCGGAGAGATCTCGCCCAAGACCGCTCCCATGACAACCCCTGCATACGATATGGCAGTTAAAGCTTCACACCCATAGTCAGAGAAGAGATCGTCGGCCAGGTTTTTAATCGTAGCAGCGCGCCGTAATGCATAGCTAGCGCGGCTCCACTCCATTACCTTGTCTACTAGGCGCTTTGAGGCTGAGAGTAAACTCAGATCGGTTAGGCCGCTATGGTTAAGTAGCGAGGTGCGCCCGTAGTTAATGCGTTGATCGAATGTTGAAGCTTCGTCCTCGGCCTCAATCGACCGCGCTGAGCAACGCACAGCGCAGCGATAGGCCAAGAATCCTCCGATAAAGGCAGGAACGGTCCATAGGCCATGACCACTCAAAAAAATCGCCCCTGTTGTTACCGCGAGTTCGATCGCCTGCTTGCTGCCCTGGAAGGTGCCCTCTACCAGGGCGCGAATGGAGTATTCGTTGCGCCTGATCTTTGTTAGGATTTTCTGAACATCACGGCGCTCGACTACCTCAGGAGAAAGGTTTGTAGTGGCGTTAAAGATAGACTCGGATAGATAGGGCTCGATCTTCTCAGTGTGTTTCTCGGAGGCCACGTCCTCTTTGAATTGAAAGTAACGGTATGTAACAGCGGTCGCAAGGCTGATCGCAAGCCAGGTGAAAACGGAGTTAATCGCCGCTGGGTTGTTGGCCACCTCGCCTGTCAGTCCGAGGGTTTGTGAAGTCGCATAGGAGCTGGCAACGATAGCAACTGCTCCAGCGGTGGTGTACGCAAGCCGCTTCGACCAGGTATCCTTTGTTTCATTCCACGCTTCTTTTATGCTGCGTAGATAGTCTTTAAAAAGGGAGCGGTCGCCGGTGCTCTTGATTAGTTGAGAGACGGCCTGTTCGGGTGCGGTTTGATGTGGTTGTAGCGATTCGGTTGTAGGGGGAGTTGATTGAGCAGGCTTTGGTAATTCAAGGTGCTCAATAGTATCACTGAGGCTCTTTGCAGTTATCCCGCTCCCCTGAGCTTCAGGGGGGGGGATCTGTGAGCGTTGCAGCGGCAATCCATCGTAGGGTGACGTTTGCTCGATTGAACTCATACCAGCGGCTAGCTCTGTATCTAAACAAGGTTTTAATCATTGGTGATACCATAGTAATAGGGTGAATGCGAGCATCTTTAGAGCTCGATTGGCATTAAGGGCAAGACATAATCTCCTTTGATATTAGATGGTTATAACGATACTATGGGGCTAATAAGCCTTCTATTGCCGATAGGTGCCAGTAGATTATTACCAGCTAGTGGGCATGTTATGGATTTATTTAGATCTAAGTTATCAAGGAACCATCGGATCTGAACGAGGTATATGAAGTGAATAAGATGAAACTTATACCTGAAGTAGGATAGGGGATGGGATTTATGATCAAGCTATCCAAGAAAAGCATCTCGCTATTATTAACTCTCTTGCTTGCAAATGGCTGTGCGGGCACCCTTCAAAAGGTCGTTGGTGCTGGTTCAGAGGTCCCAGGGCTAATGGAAGATCTGGCCGCAGGCGAAACGGTTACGGTAGATACCGTTCTGTCGAGCGATATCAATGGTGATGACGCTGTGCTCGCTCGCGCAGAACGTGGGCGCATTGCTCAGATACAGGGAGACTCTGTAGCGAGTGTGCCAGAATTTAAGGGTGCTATTGAAAAAATCAAGGAGCTTGAGGAGCGCGCAAAAATTAGTGCCAGCGATGTAGGCGCACACGGCGCAGCTTTAGTTATTAACGATAATCTGATCCCCTACGAGCCAGCAGGGTTTGAGAAGGTGCTTGTATACCATTTTCAAGCCCTCAACTACCTTATGCAGGGTAAACTTGAAGCTGCTGGTGTTGAGGTGCGACGAGCAAATGCTGAGCAGGTGCGTGCCTTAAAAGAGCATCAGCAGGAGCTTACCAAGGCAGAGGGGCAGGCCCGAGAGAAGGGATTCGCCACCTCTGATTTTGTTGCTGGAATTAATCAGAGTTTAGGTGACTCGCAAGCTGTAGCTGCTCTCGTAAAAAATTCATTCCAAAATGCCTATACCTTCTACATGTCAGCGGTCGTGCACGAGTTGATGAATGAGTCGAATGACGCCTATATAGACTATAAAAAAGCGTTGGAGATCGCCCCAGAGAATGGGTTTATTCAGCGTGATGTGGCGCGCTTAGCGAAGTCGCTCTCGATGACGGATGATATCAGTAAGTTTTCGAAGCGCTTTCCAGAGGCATTTGCTGCCGCAAAGGGGCGTGATAAGGCAAAGACAGAGGTTATCGTCTTATTTGAGGATGGCCTCGTGCCGGGCAAATCGTCGTTCTCTTTTCCGATCCCTATTCCGATTCCAGGCGCACCAGGGTTAACCACCGTTTCCATCCCGACGTTCGAAGCCTCGGTATCTCCGGTTTATCCAGTTATTCTTAAGGTGGGTGATATCGAGCTGGCACGCAGCCAAAGGATCTGTGCTATAGATGCCCTCGCTGTAAAGGCTTATGAGGAGAGCGCTCCCGCAATGATTACTCGTCAGGTAATCAGGGCCGCAATTAAAGGGGCGGCATCATCACTTGCCTCGCAGCACGGAGGTGAGTGGGGCGGAGTGGCGGTATCTGCATTCAATACAGTCACCGAAAATGCAGATATTCGCAGTTGGAGAAGCTTGCCCCAAAACGCACAGGTCCTCCGAGCTCAGGTCGATCCAGGGTCTACCATTGAACTGGTACATGAGGGATCTGGCGCGAGTGGATTGCTCGTGTTACCTAACGAGGCTGGTAAGAGGGTTGTCGTTCGCGCTACGTGCGTGGGCTCACGACTTTTCGTGCAGTATGTCGCCGATTAGAAGCCAGGTAGATAGAAAAAAGCTTTTTGACGGAAAAGAAATGCTTTAATATTTTTCTAAAAAGGAGACGCTATGGCTGTACGATTATGCAGGTATCTCGCGGCAGGTATCTTTTCAATGGTCGCCCCTCTCAATGTCTCTTTGGCCGAAGTCGAGCCGCCAAAGGGGCAGGGAGATGAATCTTTAATTCGAGCGGCCATCTTCGTGCAGAACAATGCGGGCGAAAAACTCGATGAGAGCGTCTCGATGTTTATAGACGTCCTCGGATCCCGTTTAGCAGACAAGGGGTTCTCTATCCTCGATTCCCACGACGTTATCGCGCGGTTTCAAGAGACGAAAAACAATGATGATAAGTTTGCTGGTGCCGTGGCGGATGCCGCTAAGCTAGTGAAGTTTGAAAAAACAGAAAGCTCTGTTGACCAGGTTCTTACGGGTGCTTCTGCTCTTCGAATTGCGCAAATGCTTGATGCTAATTATCTAATCGTTGCCACCCTTTCGTCGCTCGGAGAGGAGCGTAGGCGATTTACCGGGGAGGGGACGCTCTACAAGACCAACAACGAGGTCCTTATCCGCACTCTCCGCGTAAGCATCCGAGTGCTTGAGGGAAATCAAGGTGGCTCGGTGTACGGCGATACTCTTGCGGTGTCAAAAAAAATCGGATCCGTTGCGCAACTTGAGGTTGTAACTGACGACATGAATAACGCGCTGATCGATGAAGCGGCTCAGCAGATTGCGGACAATATATCAAAGAAGATCTCGAAGATTCGTGACGCTAAAGTTGAGACACTCTCGATGGCTGAACTTACGTTTACATCGAATATTGAGGGGGCAACCGTTGAAATCGATGGAGCTGTTTTGGGAACGGTCCCAGGGAGCTTTGCTGTTCGACCAGGCCTTCATCAAATCGCGGTGTCTAAGGAGTGGTACTCGACGTGGAGACGCACGATCAACGTGGTTCCAAACCAAGTAATCACTGTGGCGCTTGAGAGGTCAAAAGAAGGAGAAGTGCGACATGAGGAGGCGCTTCGTGTTGCTCGCCAGGACGAATTGACTCGTAAGCAGGCTGATGCTGCTATTGCAGTGGCGAAGGAGCAGAGCGGGGCTGATGCGTACGCCAAGAAAGCTGAGGCAGAAGGGAAAAAAGAGTATCTCCAAAACAGCTACTCAAAGATCGAGGGGAATATCGATAATCTGACCATCGAGCGGGAGCCCGACGCAGTTTTTAAGATTGAAGAGCAGGCCAAGTAGGAGGACGTTATATGTACAGTCGAATGATCGCGATAGCTAGTGTCATCGGTTCGGTTGTGTGCGGCGCACCAGGTGCGTTCGCACAGCTCTCGCAGGGCGAGAAAGACGCGGTATTTATCGGAGTCGTTAAAGTTCAGCCGGCGGTCCATGAGTCAGCGGCGAAGGCTGGGCGGACGAGCCAGCTGAACCAGATCGTGCAGGGATTGAGAGGGCAGCTTGTAACGGAGCTTAATCAAACCCGGGTCTTTCAGATCGTGGAGCGAGATCGGAAGGAGGATATTGAGCTAGAGCAGGCATTCTCTGAAGTAGCGGTCGATCCAAACGACAAGAATCGCGCTCAGACGATGAAAATGGCCGGAGCGAAGTATGCCTTCCTGCCCCAGATTGATGGGTTTGAGGACCGAACCTCAACCACGAAGTACGAGGCTATCGGACGTAGTTCGA encodes:
- a CDS encoding PEGA domain-containing protein translates to MAVRLCRYLAAGIFSMVAPLNVSLAEVEPPKGQGDESLIRAAIFVQNNAGEKLDESVSMFIDVLGSRLADKGFSILDSHDVIARFQETKNNDDKFAGAVADAAKLVKFEKTESSVDQVLTGASALRIAQMLDANYLIVATLSSLGEERRRFTGEGTLYKTNNEVLIRTLRVSIRVLEGNQGGSVYGDTLAVSKKIGSVAQLEVVTDDMNNALIDEAAQQIADNISKKISKIRDAKVETLSMAELTFTSNIEGATVEIDGAVLGTVPGSFAVRPGLHQIAVSKEWYSTWRRTINVVPNQVITVALERSKEGEVRHEEALRVARQDELTRKQADAAIAVAKEQSGADAYAKKAEAEGKKEYLQNSYSKIEGNIDNLTIEREPDAVFKIEEQAK
- a CDS encoding ABC transporter ATP-binding protein; amino-acid sequence: MSSIEQTSPYDGLPLQRSQIPPPEAQGSGITAKSLSDTIEHLELPKPAQSTPPTTESLQPHQTAPEQAVSQLIKSTGDRSLFKDYLRSIKEAWNETKDTWSKRLAYTTAGAVAIVASSYATSQTLGLTGEVANNPAAINSVFTWLAISLATAVTYRYFQFKEDVASEKHTEKIEPYLSESIFNATTNLSPEVVERRDVQKILTKIRRNEYSIRALVEGTFQGSKQAIELAVTTGAIFLSGHGLWTVPAFIGGFLAYRCAVRCSARSIEAEDEASTFDQRINYGRTSLLNHSGLTDLSLLSASKRLVDKVMEWSRASYALRRAATIKNLADDLFSDYGCEALTAISYAGVVMGAVLGEISPAICLWLVYSLYSIKGEINFISDLFSRQVTKLEFASLRYQLLDISKKLHDGKQFQVLDQAPEIVLEDIKLRYPGSKRDTLQIPGQIVIPAGSKVGIIGQNGAGKSTLIKLLSGRLEPSSGRVLVGGHDLKTTRIFGAHLTQDYESFPGLSIEEIIELGVRPECGGMQAAKVIDKLGIREILFHDKPLGLQTISGAQFENGKSFSGGQQQLICIARTIATGARFCSLDEHTAKLDPDMQIEVTRALFNFPGERTFALVTHKLDQLRNCDLIIVLGGGTIKEIGSHQALLNSGGEYARVYRKQAEAYFDESKRGSLEF
- a CDS encoding RNB domain-containing ribonuclease; this encodes MSIFPKGSSKPTTQNLKSQVSDSVIDTRVDSIVDSIVQFEDDGAVILAVVTAIKKDKRTILTIRGRELDLAPQRLYTLPGAAASITGSTAARIEALKALQGRIESEADALNVSELWSFVQDDVRTYSVAELCKSYFGSDTLEKHAGLRIALIRERLHFKRDKDLFEPRVAAVVDDLKCAEEAKRKKAQVREITVEFLAKRKQDSTLPIPLEIRDNIQLLEEVAAGIQHTEPARQKEGKELVHLAMQLLKLPENTSPEKQAFEILLTIGHFERDTNLSFIRHRIPVQHEARAVLEGESLVIPSEIADFPEHERSFREDLTRLRAITIDDVSTQDMDDAISLEQTQDGYQLGIHITDVAWAVLPETYLDFAARRRATSIYSADQTVNMLPSELSESKLSLKQGAVRPALSVILSMDRSFEVLSSRITPAFIKAAERYSYDQVDHLLEQGDSTLLLLHDIAAACEERRIRKGATRVHKREVVPFKEEDGSIRLLEIEEDGPARMLVSEMMVLANSIMAQFAATHGIPVLFRGQERAEGAKEGAKDGATEELVPEGPAKDFSARTKLKKSSTSCEPRSHAGLGLDAYIQATSPIRRYMDLCHQRQFISFFRTSKPWVTRPEFELIAKEVEGHLQAATVASRETRRYWLLRYLEQRERGKAIAGTVVRLDLKTPLIELDEIYITLFARVPKGTKLGDHVSLKISAIDPHTEYVRLEAV